In one Chitinophaga sancti genomic region, the following are encoded:
- a CDS encoding RNA recognition motif domain-containing protein, translated as MDIYVSNLSPFITNEDLKNHFSKYGTVTSANIIMDKFTNRSRGFGFVTIPDDTEAEKAIKELDGSLIDGKTISANKAKPREDKPARSSYNNRW; from the coding sequence ATGGATATATATGTGTCCAACCTGAGTCCTTTTATTACTAACGAGGACTTGAAGAATCATTTTTCCAAATACGGAACAGTAACCTCAGCGAATATCATTATGGACAAATTCACAAACCGTAGCAGAGGATTTGGCTTTGTTACCATTCCAGATGATACTGAGGCTGAAAAAGCGATAAAGGAATTGGATGGTTCTTTAATTGATGGAAAAACCATTTCAGCTAATAAAGCAAAACCAAGAGAAGATAAACCAGCCAGGTCATCTTACAATAACCGCTGGTAA